A region from the Spiroplasma taiwanense CT-1 genome encodes:
- a CDS encoding DegV family protein encodes MKIGILVDSSAGIIEKNIESKIIKVIPLHLIVEDKDDFFDTAENIENNNLIDILKANKKTSTSQASPGELMNKYDEMLKEFDHIIHLTIPSNLSGMHETAVMVSKDDEYMGKVTVIKHSLAANTVKYLAFKYNEMINNGEREPSKFQQEADLWKDGTFISIIPGDFQKLAKGGRAKSLLVTILKMIKTKVAIHWLEKPKKLGLGRTYGAVLEKIYFPLSNEMKNSYELLIVYLNEASIKVTDQVKNFFNEKKVSFTIEEIPTVFPWHAGVDTIGIIAIEKSLMPKNK; translated from the coding sequence ATGAAAATTGGAATTTTAGTTGATAGTTCAGCTGGAATAATTGAAAAAAATATTGAATCTAAAATTATTAAAGTTATACCACTACATTTAATTGTTGAGGATAAGGATGATTTTTTTGATACAGCTGAAAATATTGAAAATAATAACTTAATAGATATATTAAAAGCAAATAAGAAGACTTCAACTTCTCAAGCTTCTCCAGGAGAATTAATGAATAAATACGATGAAATGTTAAAAGAATTTGACCATATAATTCATTTAACAATTCCATCAAATTTATCTGGAATGCATGAAACTGCGGTTATGGTTTCAAAAGATGATGAGTATATGGGTAAAGTTACAGTAATAAAACATAGTTTAGCTGCAAATACAGTAAAGTATTTGGCTTTTAAATACAATGAAATGATTAATAATGGTGAAAGAGAACCAAGTAAATTCCAACAAGAAGCTGATTTATGAAAAGATGGTACTTTTATTAGTATAATTCCTGGTGATTTTCAAAAATTAGCTAAAGGTGGTAGAGCAAAATCGCTTTTAGTAACTATTTTAAAAATGATTAAAACAAAGGTTGCAATTCACTGATTAGAAAAACCAAAAAAACTTGGTTTAGGAAGAACATATGGTGCAGTTTTAGAAAAAATTTATTTTCCACTTTCAAATGAAATGAAAAATTCATATGAATTATTAATTGTATATCTAAATGAAGCATCGATTAAAGTTACTGATCAAGTTAAAAATTTCTTTAATGAAAAAAAGGTTTCTTTTACAATTGAAGAAATTCCTACAGTTTTCCCGTGACATGCTGGAGTAGATACAATTGGTATTATTGCAATTGAAAAATCATTAATGCCTAAAAATAAATAA
- a CDS encoding 2-oxo acid dehydrogenase subunit E2 — MVHLRARNLPTKGILKEWLFKGDKISFGEDFALVELEDGSNLKIKSNYNGVITKTIQLNTAIKNGSIIANIAIGDKEIAKFKRIKIKRIGSDELTQDDVFISKNSQKTFQEVETGADSFSGAVLYDRYNQAKTLFSSTRDDIIDSTQNFEDQEKRDIEMGDLTNSEDRFAQMRANIKESIKNAPQLKNTGNLSEEEIEKLVNKPVTENDGANLFSKENSSGISKFRQLVQARKEKLLEENNFKEIEEADQEINAMSKTDEKGRPLIMRNIIQSRIEKLNQANGDPSVLERDIIATKQNAILDSQKKFEEIKDEGMEDMKEKNWTNKKDYSNSFAKYSDDDDSIVIDENDLSPYSGFTFPKKKPLQIMNEINDKKNKTYADSRLSNLYDNKKRWDIMKTRDEKNFLNERRKAVERGIEEDHNSLFYKALERGGVPDEFLREVPYQNVTTGKIQYVPYNETPKGKKEFESWLRESELYTEYNNDKQIEEETQELLKTRSFKKNNDDSMEVDSLEEENIQEEKKLAQKTSKSVKKEIRDEILKQDKELKEIANADIAMETIKYLKEQINDLQKTLKEQNQLNQATSKLNQSSNFNAGTDTFGQMMQYMLMQTMMQNINPKREPSVGELKSTIKDEINYFAKELLEKTLKEQKENQLLKELEIKSSLWKQHDSLEKELLEKELIQQKILEEKIKRDLDNQKQLKLNLKEKELEKYKELLKQKEEELKEELNLELDKKENLKFENDLKKVNFEKVSPDTTIGYLNFESSDENKIVKREKINKNRNAAVKSMILSQNYIPPLTISTEIDMSSILKLKHMLKQTQNHIKFTTISFISKAISIALESYPKLNSSYDPETNEVIIKKYHNIGLATETSEGLIIPVLKFVEKLSIKEVAMDIREMTQRLRAGEIYNYETEGSTITIANYGNIGAIQATPTIFYPNASVIGVGKIVKKPVVVENEKLAIKAIMNISLTVDQRIIDAAEAGRFLAKVKEILEKPEILTVS; from the coding sequence ATGGTACATTTAAGAGCTAGAAACTTGCCTACAAAGGGTATTTTAAAAGAGTGACTTTTTAAGGGAGATAAAATATCATTTGGAGAAGACTTTGCTCTAGTAGAATTAGAGGATGGTTCAAATTTAAAAATTAAATCAAACTATAATGGTGTAATTACAAAAACTATTCAATTAAATACTGCAATCAAAAATGGAAGTATTATTGCAAATATTGCAATTGGAGATAAAGAAATTGCCAAATTTAAAAGGATTAAAATTAAAAGAATAGGTTCAGATGAGCTTACTCAAGATGATGTTTTTATTTCTAAAAATAGTCAGAAAACTTTTCAAGAAGTGGAAACAGGTGCTGATTCATTTTCAGGAGCTGTTTTGTATGATAGATATAATCAAGCTAAAACTCTTTTTTCATCAACAAGAGATGATATTATAGATTCAACTCAAAACTTTGAAGATCAAGAAAAGAGGGATATAGAAATGGGAGATTTAACAAATTCAGAAGATAGATTTGCTCAAATGAGAGCAAACATTAAAGAATCAATTAAAAATGCTCCACAACTAAAAAATACAGGTAATCTTTCAGAAGAAGAAATAGAAAAATTAGTAAATAAACCAGTAACTGAAAATGATGGAGCAAATTTATTTTCTAAAGAAAATTCAAGTGGAATAAGCAAATTTAGACAACTAGTTCAAGCAAGAAAAGAAAAACTACTAGAGGAAAATAATTTTAAAGAAATTGAAGAAGCAGATCAAGAAATAAATGCAATGTCAAAAACTGATGAAAAGGGTAGACCACTGATAATGAGAAACATTATTCAATCAAGAATTGAAAAATTAAATCAAGCAAATGGAGATCCGAGCGTACTTGAAAGAGATATAATTGCTACAAAACAAAATGCAATACTTGATAGTCAAAAAAAATTTGAAGAGATCAAGGATGAAGGGATGGAAGATATGAAAGAAAAAAATTGAACTAATAAAAAAGATTATTCAAATTCATTTGCAAAATATAGCGATGATGATGACTCAATAGTTATTGATGAAAATGATTTAAGCCCTTATAGTGGATTTACTTTTCCAAAAAAGAAACCATTACAAATAATGAATGAAATAAATGATAAAAAAAATAAGACATATGCAGATTCAAGACTTTCAAATTTATATGATAATAAAAAACGTTGAGATATTATGAAAACAAGAGATGAGAAAAATTTTCTTAATGAAAGAAGAAAAGCAGTTGAAAGAGGTATTGAAGAGGATCATAATTCTTTATTTTATAAAGCACTAGAAAGAGGAGGAGTTCCGGATGAATTTTTGCGTGAAGTTCCTTATCAAAATGTAACTACTGGAAAAATTCAATACGTTCCATATAATGAAACACCAAAAGGTAAAAAGGAATTTGAAAGTTGATTAAGAGAATCAGAATTATATACTGAGTATAATAATGATAAACAAATTGAAGAAGAAACTCAAGAATTATTAAAAACCAGAAGCTTTAAAAAAAATAATGATGATAGCATGGAAGTTGATTCACTTGAGGAAGAAAATATTCAAGAAGAAAAAAAATTAGCACAAAAAACTTCTAAATCAGTTAAAAAAGAAATAAGAGATGAAATTTTGAAGCAAGATAAAGAATTAAAAGAAATTGCAAATGCAGATATTGCAATGGAGACAATAAAATATTTAAAAGAGCAAATTAATGATTTGCAAAAAACATTAAAAGAGCAAAATCAATTAAATCAAGCAACATCAAAATTAAACCAAAGTTCTAATTTTAATGCTGGAACAGATACTTTTGGTCAAATGATGCAATATATGTTAATGCAAACTATGATGCAAAATATTAATCCAAAAAGAGAACCAAGTGTTGGAGAATTAAAAAGTACTATAAAAGACGAAATAAACTATTTTGCAAAAGAATTATTAGAAAAAACACTAAAAGAGCAAAAGGAAAATCAACTTTTAAAAGAACTTGAAATTAAATCATCATTATGAAAACAACATGATTCATTGGAGAAAGAATTGTTAGAAAAAGAATTAATACAACAAAAAATTTTAGAAGAAAAAATTAAAAGAGATTTGGATAATCAAAAACAGTTGAAACTTAATTTAAAAGAAAAAGAATTAGAGAAATATAAAGAATTATTAAAACAAAAAGAAGAAGAATTAAAAGAAGAATTAAATTTGGAGTTAGATAAAAAAGAAAATTTAAAGTTTGAAAATGATTTGAAGAAAGTAAATTTTGAAAAGGTTAGTCCTGATACAACAATTGGTTATTTAAATTTTGAATCAAGTGATGAAAATAAAATTGTAAAAAGAGAAAAGATTAATAAGAATAGAAATGCTGCTGTTAAATCAATGATTTTAAGTCAAAATTATATTCCTCCATTAACAATTTCAACAGAAATTGATATGAGTTCAATTTTAAAATTAAAACATATGTTAAAACAAACTCAAAATCATATAAAATTCACAACAATTTCATTTATTTCAAAAGCTATATCAATAGCACTTGAAAGTTACCCAAAATTAAATTCTAGTTATGACCCTGAAACCAATGAAGTTATAATTAAAAAATATCACAATATCGGTTTGGCAACTGAAACAAGTGAAGGATTAATAATACCAGTTTTAAAATTTGTGGAAAAATTATCTATTAAGGAAGTTGCAATGGATATTAGAGAAATGACTCAAAGATTAAGAGCTGGTGAAATTTATAACTATGAAACAGAGGGAAGTACTATTACAATTGCAAATTATGGAAATATTGGAGCAATTCAAGCAACACCCACAATTTTTTATCCCAATGCATCTGTAATTGGTGTTGGAAAGATTGTAAAAAAACCTGTAGTTGTTGAAAATGAGAAATTGGCAATTAAAGCAATTATGAATATTAGTTTAACTGTTGATCAAAGAATAATTGATGCAGCAGAAGCGGGAAGGTTTTTAGCAAAAGTAAAAGAAATACTTGAAAAACCAGAAATTTTAACAGTTTCTTAA
- a CDS encoding acetate kinase — protein sequence MILVVNAGSSSIKFKLFSIEDKQNPISQVEGLAERISVDGKLTIELNGIKNTYEDKMENHLDAVKSILKRFTELKVISKPEDIKGIGFRIVHGGENIVNTVELTKDIKKTIEENIRLAPLHNPGALTSINAFEENLSDAKLVGCFDTSFHQTMPEISYMYPVPYNWFEDLKVRKYGFHGISYDYITVKAQEIFSKNKDNLNLIVCHLGNGASICGIKNGKSYNTTMGLTPLAGLMMGTRSGDIDPSILQYVGKELNKDIFEITDELNKQSGLHGISGVGSDMRDISEKANKGEKRAKLAMEMYSQIVADFIVKFTNQINEKIDAIVFTAGIGENSSIIRKMVVNKCNLLNLSIEDQKNNSKYDDYLEISSPLSKIPVYKIRTNEELMICKETIKFLK from the coding sequence ATGATATTAGTTGTAAATGCAGGTAGTAGTTCAATAAAATTTAAACTTTTTTCAATAGAAGATAAGCAAAATCCAATTTCACAAGTAGAAGGTTTAGCAGAAAGAATTTCGGTTGATGGAAAATTGACAATTGAACTTAATGGAATTAAAAATACTTATGAAGATAAAATGGAAAATCATTTAGATGCAGTTAAATCAATTTTAAAAAGATTTACTGAATTAAAAGTAATTTCTAAACCAGAAGACATTAAAGGCATTGGTTTTAGAATTGTACATGGTGGTGAAAACATTGTAAATACAGTAGAACTTACAAAAGATATTAAAAAAACAATAGAGGAAAATATTAGATTAGCACCATTACATAATCCAGGAGCGCTTACCTCAATTAATGCTTTTGAGGAAAACTTAAGTGATGCAAAATTAGTAGGTTGTTTTGATACTTCTTTCCACCAAACAATGCCCGAAATTAGTTATATGTATCCTGTACCCTATAATTGATTTGAAGATTTAAAAGTAAGAAAATATGGGTTTCACGGAATTAGTTATGATTATATAACTGTAAAGGCACAAGAAATTTTTTCAAAAAATAAAGATAATTTAAATTTAATAGTATGTCATTTAGGTAATGGGGCAAGTATTTGCGGTATTAAAAATGGAAAATCATATAATACAACAATGGGATTAACTCCATTAGCAGGTTTAATGATGGGAACAAGAAGTGGTGATATTGATCCTTCAATTCTTCAATACGTTGGAAAAGAATTGAATAAAGATATTTTTGAAATTACAGATGAATTAAATAAGCAATCAGGATTACATGGAATAAGTGGTGTAGGAAGTGATATGAGAGATATTTCAGAAAAAGCAAATAAGGGAGAAAAAAGAGCAAAACTTGCAATGGAAATGTATTCTCAAATAGTTGCTGATTTTATTGTAAAATTTACAAATCAAATTAATGAGAAAATTGATGCAATAGTATTTACAGCAGGAATTGGTGAAAATTCATCAATTATAAGAAAAATGGTTGTAAATAAGTGTAACTTATTAAATTTATCAATAGAAGACCAAAAAAATAATAGTAAATATGATGATTATTTGGAAATTTCATCACCTTTATCTAAAATACCTGTTTACAAAATTAGAACAAATGAGGAATTAATGATTTGTAAAGAAACTATTAAATTTTTAAAATAA
- a CDS encoding DegV family protein — MKIAIITDSASGINNFKDYKDLFLVPLMITKENGEQIADDENFTADEFYDLNDKQLLKTSQSIPGIMMEKWDNLLKKYDQVVCLLISKGLSGQYNTCKMLSQEKEYLGKVFVVDTNGVSIILKMQIQMAYDLIDQGKNGQEIEEYIEKNNQNFEVYIIPKSLDQLVRGGRISKAAAGLAKILKITPILKYDGTIDKQGKTRTFKKAIEEVIKLLQENNKNSEYIDIAFSRTSEEVIKQVREIVESSSFKTRLWDEIPNTVTCHTGKETFAIGVWKK, encoded by the coding sequence ATGAAAATAGCTATCATAACTGATTCAGCAAGTGGAATAAATAATTTTAAAGATTATAAAGATTTATTTTTAGTTCCATTGATGATTACAAAAGAAAATGGAGAGCAAATTGCAGATGACGAAAATTTTACTGCAGATGAATTTTATGATTTAAACGATAAACAGTTATTGAAAACTTCTCAATCAATTCCAGGAATAATGATGGAAAAATGAGATAACTTATTAAAAAAATATGATCAAGTTGTATGCCTTTTAATTTCTAAGGGACTTTCAGGACAATACAATACTTGTAAAATGCTTTCACAAGAAAAGGAATATCTTGGGAAAGTATTTGTTGTTGATACAAATGGAGTTAGCATTATTTTAAAAATGCAAATTCAAATGGCTTATGATTTAATAGACCAAGGAAAAAATGGACAAGAAATTGAAGAATACATTGAGAAAAACAATCAAAATTTTGAAGTCTATATTATTCCAAAATCATTAGATCAATTAGTACGTGGGGGAAGAATAAGTAAAGCTGCTGCAGGGCTTGCAAAAATACTAAAAATTACACCAATACTAAAATATGATGGAACTATAGATAAACAAGGAAAAACAAGAACATTCAAAAAAGCAATTGAAGAAGTAATCAAATTACTTCAAGAAAATAATAAAAATAGTGAATATATCGATATTGCTTTTTCTAGAACAAGTGAAGAAGTAATTAAACAAGTAAGAGAAATAGTTGAATCAAGTTCGTTTAAAACTAGATTATGAGATGAAATACCAAACACTGTTACTTGTCACACAGGTAAAGAAACGTTTGCTATTGGGGTTTGAAAAAAATAA
- a CDS encoding phosphopantetheine-binding protein, whose product MNYFEEIKSALMKKGAKGSITNATDFKTMGLDSLDLMDMIVLLEEKLNITISDDELMSIKVVGDLLNVIENLKK is encoded by the coding sequence ATGAATTATTTTGAAGAAATTAAATCAGCACTTATGAAAAAAGGTGCAAAAGGGTCTATTACAAATGCAACAGATTTTAAAACAATGGGACTTGATTCATTAGATTTAATGGATATGATTGTTCTTTTAGAAGAAAAATTAAATATAACTATTTCAGATGATGAATTAATGTCAATTAAAGTTGTGGGCGATCTTTTAAATGTAATTGAAAATTTAAAGAAATAA
- a CDS encoding Pr6Pr family membrane protein — protein sequence MKINKNLEFSIKLMVLIALVFFLIFDFLLQIYIPKRNLLGIPLMERFSIYYAYFTTQSNYAVVIYLVVALFMKKIYNTKPAFGIELAMTVYITLTMIVFWFGLLASANEIGTYNKANWISTIVLHLLIPSIMIGYFLVSCGDCYHSKRKYSKFALPLTCFYPFAYLIFVMIRGEIRFDIFSPDFYNYIYSNPNSDFWTNVWNSTSGVIKNNVHFTSQMWYPYWFLNIHNYTLSANGKIYESNMDTSMTLLVFTFIMAFIGITTLVISFQFFYLNFNNDKFYKWHDINGKLITKEEHDYRNKNRKFNQIKFKNEFKKEKIHKKSKFKVFKKTIENLPKDLKILELKKWRKKKDLEEKIRRAYLKQNVINRKTRKSEIKRLIASVNYKDRFIIKENLREAERYKKLVKNGVIVTKSKYVD from the coding sequence TTGAAAATAAACAAGAATTTAGAGTTTTCAATAAAATTAATGGTATTAATAGCATTAGTATTTTTTTTGATTTTTGATTTTTTATTACAAATCTATATTCCAAAAAGAAATTTATTAGGTATTCCATTAATGGAAAGATTTAGCATTTATTATGCATATTTTACAACTCAATCAAATTATGCAGTTGTAATTTATTTGGTAGTTGCTCTATTTATGAAAAAAATTTATAATACAAAACCTGCATTTGGTATTGAATTGGCAATGACAGTCTATATAACATTGACTATGATTGTATTCTGATTTGGTTTGTTAGCTTCAGCAAATGAAATTGGTACATATAATAAGGCAAATTGAATATCTACAATTGTACTTCATTTACTTATACCTTCAATTATGATTGGCTATTTTTTAGTTTCTTGTGGTGACTGTTATCACTCAAAAAGAAAGTATTCAAAATTTGCATTACCCCTTACTTGTTTCTATCCATTTGCATATTTAATTTTTGTAATGATAAGAGGAGAAATTAGATTTGATATTTTTTCACCTGATTTTTATAATTACATCTATTCAAATCCAAATTCAGATTTTTGAACAAATGTCTGAAATTCAACTAGTGGTGTTATAAAAAATAATGTTCATTTTACTAGTCAAATGTGATATCCATATTGGTTTTTAAATATTCATAATTATACTTTAAGTGCTAATGGAAAAATTTATGAATCAAATATGGATACTTCTATGACTTTATTAGTGTTTACATTTATTATGGCATTTATTGGAATTACAACATTAGTTATTTCATTTCAATTTTTCTACTTAAATTTCAATAACGATAAGTTTTATAAATGGCATGATATTAATGGAAAACTAATAACAAAAGAGGAGCATGACTATAGAAATAAAAATAGAAAATTTAATCAAATTAAATTTAAAAATGAATTCAAAAAAGAAAAAATTCATAAAAAATCTAAATTTAAAGTTTTTAAAAAAACAATTGAAAATTTGCCAAAAGATTTGAAAATACTTGAATTAAAAAAATGAAGAAAGAAAAAAGATTTAGAAGAAAAAATTAGAAGAGCATATTTAAAACAAAATGTCATAAATAGAAAAACCAGAAAAAGTGAGATTAAAAGACTTATTGCTTCTGTAAATTATAAAGATAGGTTTATAATTAAAGAAAATTTAAGAGAAGCTGAGAGATATAAAAAATTAGTTAAAAATGGTGTAATCGTAACTAAATCTAAATATGTTGACTAA
- a CDS encoding Fur family transcriptional regulator, translated as MEIENKITEYLELFKSKKIKLTDVRLSMLKAIATTKHFTINELISIVEKDLGTVNVMSIYNNIDLFLEMHLLFANTMNGKQIMYEAISKQLIHITCDICGKLEDLESPSLASDLFLEYSKILESKKMQLEHFKLELHGICESCKK; from the coding sequence ATGGAAATAGAAAATAAAATTACAGAATATTTGGAACTATTTAAGTCTAAAAAAATAAAATTAACTGATGTTAGACTTTCTATGTTAAAGGCAATTGCTACAACAAAACACTTCACAATAAATGAATTAATATCAATTGTTGAAAAAGATTTAGGAACTGTTAATGTTATGTCAATTTATAATAATATAGACTTATTTTTGGAAATGCACTTATTATTTGCAAATACTATGAATGGAAAGCAAATCATGTATGAGGCAATTTCGAAGCAGTTAATACATATTACTTGTGATATTTGTGGTAAATTGGAAGATTTGGAAAGCCCATCATTAGCAAGTGACTTATTTTTAGAATATTCAAAAATATTAGAATCTAAAAAAATGCAATTAGAACATTTTAAACTTGAATTGCATGGTATATGTGAATCATGTAAAAAGTAA